One genomic segment of Gossypium arboreum isolate Shixiya-1 chromosome 3, ASM2569848v2, whole genome shotgun sequence includes these proteins:
- the LOC108475253 gene encoding pollen receptor-like kinase 5, with protein sequence MESLQFPKYLLFVILFSLYNTSIAQYEEERDALYALKHTFNDPFLNDNWNGLQCYENTSFWYGIQCTNCRVTAILLESRGLSGKINADASILGFDQTSLTSFNVSNNSITGPIPVTDTLRSFSSASYSSNGPYMCDDSSNSSSGCYFSENETAGGGGSKKESVSTIFIVFDVLGLLAGILLLFLYCKKSRQLKKLIQKYQLEEKDEDDLEMERVSNFHYNESKDESVIIPAEVNNRSVTNEEKGKLIFMGDEDQAGFDLNDLLRASAEGLGKGLFGNSYKATLDGRPSVVVKRLRDLKPLSYDEFTKVVQIITDQKHPNLLPLLAYYYSNDEKLFLYRYAMNGNLFNRLHGGRGTRDRISLRWNSRLAIARGVARAMEYLHLNPNSSKCIVPHGNLKPSNILLDENDNVLISDYGLDSLVAVPIAAQRLVAFKSPEYQHSKRISMKSDVWSYGCFLLELLTGRLSAHSAPPGINGVDLCSWVHRAVREEWTAEIFDIEISVQRSAAPGMLKLLQIAIRCCDKIPEKRPEMTEIVREIDSIKAVDSDDSDELSADQSLTDESFSANA encoded by the exons ATGGAGTCGCTTCAGTTTCCCAAATATCTTCTTTTCGTCATCCTTTTTTCACTCTACAATACTTCCATCGCTCAATATGAAGAGGAAAGGGATGCTCTATATGCTCTCAAGCACACTTTCAATGATCCATTCTTAAATGATAACTGGAATGGCCTTCAATGCTATGAAAACACCTCTTTCTGGTATGGTATTCAGTGCACAAATTGCCGTGTTACTGCAATATTATTGGAAAGTAGGGGCTTATCGGGCAAAATAAATGCCGATGCAT CAATCCTAGGATTCGACCAAACCAGTTTAACATCATTCAATGTCTCCAACAACAGTATAACCGGTCCGATTCCGGTAACTGACACACTAAGATCGTTCAGCTCTGCTTCGTACTCCAGCAATGGCCCCTATATGTGTGATGATTCATCGAATTCCAGTAGCGGTTGTTATTTTAGTGAAAACGAAACAGCGGGAGGAGGAGGCTCCAAAAAGGAATCTGTTTCCACTATATTTATAGTTTTCGATGTGCTTGGCTTACTCGCTGGGATTTTGCTTCTATTTCTTTACTGTAAAAAGTCCAGGCAGCTAAAGAAGCTGATTCAAAAATACCAGCTTGAAGAAAAAGATGAAGACGATTTAGAGATGGAAAGGGTGAGTAATTTTCATTACAATGAAAGTAAAGATGAAAGCGTTATTATTCCTGCAGAAGTGAATAATAGATCTGTTACAAATGAAGAGAAGGGGAAACTTATATTCATGGGGGACGAAGACCAAGCAGGTTTTGATTTGAACGACCTGTTGAGAGCTTCTGCTGAAGGATTGGGTAAAGGGCTTTTCGGTAATAGTTATAAAGCTACATTGGATGGCAGACCGTCTGTTGTGGTGAAACGCTTGAGGGATTTAAAACCATTGAGCTACGATGAGTTCACGAAGGTGGTACAGATAATTACAGACCAAAAGCATCCCAATTTGCTTCCTTTGCTCGCTTACTATTATTCCAATGATGAGAAGCTGTTCCTTTACAGATATGCCATGAATGGAAACCTCTTCAACCGCCTTCATG GAGGGAGAGGAACAAGGGACCGGATTTCATTGAGATGGAACTCGAGATTAGCCATTGCTCGAGGGGTGGCTCGAGCAATGGAATATCTTCACCTCAATCCCAACTCCTCCAAATGTATTGTTCCTCACGGAAACCTGAAACCGTCCAACATTCTCCTCGATGAAAACGACAACGTTCTCATCTCCGATTACGGTCTGGATTCACTCGTAGCCGTTCCCATCGCAGCACAACGACTGGTGGCATTCAAGTCACCGGAATACCAGCACTCGAAACGCATTTCAATGAAATCCGACGTGTGGAGTTACGGTTGCTTTCTTCTGGAACTACTAACAGGAAGACTATCAGCTCACTCAGCACCACCAGGGATCAATGGGGTGGATCTTTGCAGTTGGGTTCATCGAGCTGTTAGAGAAGAATGGACAGCTGAAATATTCGATATTGAGATATCGGTGCAACGAAGTGCGGCTCCCGGAATGCTGAAGCTGCTGCAGATTGCGATACGTTGTTGCGATAAGATACCGGAGAAACGGCCGGAAATGACGGAAATTGTGAGGGAAATAGATAGCATCAAAGCCGTTGATTCAGACGATTCAGATGAATTATCTGCGGATCAATCGTTAACAGATGAATCTTTCTCGGCTAATGCTTGA